A window from Populus trichocarpa isolate Nisqually-1 chromosome 3, P.trichocarpa_v4.1, whole genome shotgun sequence encodes these proteins:
- the LOC7480773 gene encoding protein RETICULATA-RELATED 1, chloroplastic — MPHFVLQTAQIPTPTTKTTLSLKPTFPIPQLCHLRRRVRSNRNLDLKCSSSSSSSSSSCPMIDGGGDSVAALERCFSAPPAPVVGDFGPVMKGKFGSLGAVTLEKGKLDMSQKQSQSTPEVALGGGGGDIGKHINHGGGDGGDDDGDDDDYFDDFDDGDEGDEGGLFRRRIFLEELYDRKFVDAVLNEWHKTMMDLPAGFRQAYEMGLVSSAQMVKFLAINARPTTTRFISRALPQAISRAFIGRMIADPAFLYRLLLEQAATVGCSVWWELKNRKDRIKQEWDLALINVLTVTACNALVVWSLAPCRSYGNTFQFDLQNTLQKLPNNIFEKSYPLREFDLQKRIHSFFYKAAELCMVGLTAGAMQGSLTNLLARKKDRLSVTIPPVSTYALGYGAFLGLYANLRYQLLCGIDRAVVNHFDVIGVALVFSTALRILNAQVGETSRLAWLGLEPDPLVQSDDLLKAYNRSSSGDATESSSKWFISKKALVSGLGLLGIKQGNADSIIGESPAPKVRRKRVVRKKVSASEA, encoded by the exons ATGCCTCACTTTGTGTTACAAACAGCACAAATCCCTACTCCCACCACCAAAACAACCTTGTCGTTAAAACCCACCTTTCCGATTCCTCAGTTATGTCACCTGCGGAGGAGGGTTCGTAGTAATCGTAATCTTGACTTAaagtgttcttcttcttcttcttcttcttcttcttcttgtccgATGATTGATGGTGGCGGAGATTCCGTGGCTGCGTTGGAGAGATGCTTTTCAGCCCCGCCTGCCCCCGTCGTGGGAGACTTTGGTCCGGTTATGAAAGGAAAATTCGGTTCCTTAGGTGCTGTTACTTTGGAAAAAGGCAAACTTGATATGTCTCAGAAACAATCCCAGTCTACTCCTGAG gTTGCTCTTGGGGGAGGCGGTGGAGACATTGGAAAGCATATCAATCATGGTGGCGGTGATGgaggtgatgatgatggtgatgatgatgattactttGATGACTTCGACGATGGTGATGAGGGTGATGAGGGAGGATTATTTAGGAGAAGGATATTTCTTGAAGAG CTTTACGATCGAAAATTTGTTGATGCAGTGTTGAATGAGTGGCACAAAACAATGATGGATTTGCCTGCTGGGTTCCGACAAGCTTATGAAATG GGTTTGGTCAGCTCAGCTCAAATGGTAAAATTCCTAGCAATAAATGCCAGACCAACAACTACTAGGTTTATATCCAGAGCACTTCCGCAAGCAATTTCTAGGGCATTTATTGGCAG GATGATTGCAGACCCTGCCTTTTTATATAGGCTTCTTTTGGAGCAGGCTGCTACAGTTGGTTGCTCTGTTTGGTGGGAGTTGAAAAATCGCAAGGATAG GATAAAACAAGAATGGGATCTGGCTCTTATAAATGTCCTAACAGTAACAGCATGCAATGCCCTTGTTGTTTGGTCGCTTGCTCCTTGTCGTTCTTATGGAAACACATTCCAGTTTGATTTGCAAAATACATTGCAGAAGCTTCCAAACAATATCTTTGAAAAGAGTTACCCTCTTAGAGAATTTGACTTGCAGAAGAGAATCCACTCGTTCTTCTATAAGGCTGCAGAGTTATGTATGGTTGGATTAACTGCTGGGGCAATGCAAGGTTCCTTGACAAATCTTTTGGCCCGTAAAAAGGATAG GTTATCTGTGACAATCCCACCCGTGAGTACCTATGCTCTTGGTTATGGTGCTTTCCTTGGACTTTATGCAAACCTGAGATACCAGCTATTATGTGGAATTGATAGAGCAGTGGTCAATCATTTTGATGTCATTGGAGTGGCATTGGTTTTCAGCACAGCTTTGAG GATTTTAAATGCCCAAGTAGGAGAGACATCAAGGCTAGCTTGGCTAGGGTTAGAGCCAGATCCTTTGGTTCAGTCAGATGACCTTTTGAAGGCTTACAACAGGTCGTCTTCAGGGGATGCTACCGAGTCATCTTCTAAATGGTTTATCTCTAAGAAAGCTCTAGTTTCCGGGCTCGGGCTCCTTGGCATAAAGCAAGGCAATGCTGATTCCATTATCGGGGAATCACCAGCGCCAAAGGTCCGTAGAAAGAGGGTTGTGCGGAAGAAGGTGTCTGCAAGTGAAGCCTAA